One Xyrauchen texanus isolate HMW12.3.18 chromosome 26, RBS_HiC_50CHRs, whole genome shotgun sequence genomic window, TACCTCGCTCTGGCTCACTTTCAACTCAATCAAGGATGCCATCTGGACCACAAGAAACCTGCTGGTGGGGAAACACGTTACGGTTCCCCTCCACGCGAGCGAGCAAATGGTAACATCAACGCTGCAGGGGTACCGGGCGCTGTTATTCGGACGGGGGGGCCGGGGTCACACGGAAGAGGTCCCGGCCGCCACCGTACTTTGGCCGCCTGTAGATGCACCCTTACCACCACCGGCTACGGGAACAGCAGGCCAGCGGGCAGGAGGAGAGGGATCTCCTCTGAGCACAGAAGCGGCATGCCAAGTGCCTTTCCTGGAGAGTGGGATGATGGCCAATTTGATAGGGACTCATCCCGGTCTTGAACAATAGATGGCATTTTAAATTGGCAccaagttgtttttatttattatttttaaaacattacttttaacACAATTGAAAAATAGGGACTTTTAAGCAcacaattgaaaaatatggacttttaagattttttatgattttactaGTGTCTTAAATTTGTCTTGTTAATTGTcctttttattttgcaaatattatgaagttgtgtgtatatgttttgttttattggttaaaggaaaatggtaaGATTGTgtgaaaacatatttgaaaagaaaaattgtggaaaaaagaaaaagagtgacAATAAAAATTTTTTCGAAAGAAAAAATCTGTTCTTATCAGTTTAATATCTGATACGTCCCCTATCCGGGGACCATATATTAAATTGATTTTTGGATCAGGGAGATGGAATAGGGGCTTGCTCCGTCCACTCCACGCATCGACCTGGTATTGCAGTACCTCCAGGAACGGTGCACCCCCCTAAAACTGTCAACAATAGAACTGATAaacagtgtgtgttgtgtattaacGTCGAGTGAAAAATATGAAATGCTCAtatcagttttatttatatattttaaagtgtaaTAAAGTCGTACTTAAGTTTTATTCGCGCTTCAAATAAACATCTCATCTATAACGGACGCGAGATTAAgatcaaaaacatatttcagtgttaaaatatattcagcagtaaaatctgaagacactggaatcataaaatgtgcttctttatctcttttttttattttttatttttttttttattgcaaattaacaaaagagtaacacatacaagggagtgagacacatatacaatacagaagagagaaaaagcacaaaaacaaaaacaacgagATACAAAACAGCCCAACACAGTCATCGATAAAGTGATGTATGTAGACAGATGAGATCCTTTCTGTGACGCAAGTATAGAAGGTAGTATCAGTATATTTTTAGTGAGGGTATTAATCACCCCAACAATCACaacaataacagcaatatattaatattagtggtGATAGTAGTAATGATGacatttataatgataattcatgACAATAATAGGAGCATTAGCTCTagcaatctataataataatagtgacaatagtattaatagtattaataacaatacatttaggtCAGTCAATAATGTCACCGTACCTGCTCTAAACTCTAGGTCAGGGGGCTGATCCACAACTGCCAGTGAGCTCCACACAGATACCGACACCTCTCCTCTATTCAATATTCCGATTCCCCCTCACCGCCGCCAGCGACACCCAACACCCGTAGTTAAGCTTCTAGGCTCCATTGAGGTGTcctctttatataaaaaaaaaaaaaaaaaaaaaaaaaggcacgcCGGGGCACCATAACAGGCACCTCCACACCAAGCTCCCTTAGTCTGTTTGTGACCTGATGTAACCAAATGTTATAGGTGGTTGGCCCTCTTACccccttccttttctttttctttttttttttttttttcttttcctctcttttccttttcttctttttccttttcccttttttCCCCTTCCATGGCTTTGAGCAAGGTGTGCACTGGTTAGCTCCCCAGCCAGAGACACCACATCCAACCCAGGTATCAAATCAATGATTCTTTAACCTCTGCTTCTTTATCTCTGATAACACTAAAAAAAAAACGCAATTCTCCCGGCTTgtgtagctaatgcgcatgcgcgttctctagttgattgacaggcgatgtctgtttctgaaaggtgattggctcttttacctgtaaggcgggacttcctttctacatccgttgaccgttcccAATTTCAAAACTAGTCTCTTATGGAGGACCTAATGTgacaatattacaaataattatatatgtgAACAAATGAACAGAATAAAAAAGCACAGAACATGTTAAGAGTTGTTAAAATAGGTTGAAAATACACTcctttaaattcatattttttaatgtaatttatctttcataCATTGTAAAGTTTTTTATACAGCGATGTTGTTGATTAAACTTGAATGATCAACACCCTTACCAGTGCCCGAATTCATGTTCAGGATTTACCGATTCATGTTCAGGATTTACCGATTCATGTTCAGGATTTACCGATTCATAGTGAGTTTGGGAGCCGATTGACACACTGTTAATTCTGCTGCAGTGTTATCCAGTAGATTAGTTATCAATAAAGGGTTTCTTAatagttaaaatatattaatttt contains:
- the LOC127620309 gene encoding uncharacterized protein LOC127620309; this encodes MAWMVAHEILPVRAVMHSRGMAKNPVCPRPGCSAPETVRHLLWECSAARDLWAKTGPLYFPCLPAGRVQMDYKLAILGVGQGLKDCTAKNFTSLWLTFNSIKDAIWTTRNLLVGKHVTVPLHASEQMVTSTLQGYRALLFGRGGRGHTEEVPAATVLWPPVDAPLPPPATGTAGQRAGGEGSPLSTEAACQVPFLESGMMANLIGTHPGLEQ